The genomic region GCCTACGAGATCGTCGCCGAATCAAGCGCAGAATCCGGAAAGAAGAATAGAACCCAGGGTCGATCGCACCAAACGTCGATTCAGATTCAGAAAGAAGGTAAACCAGGTGGAGACTCGCCTATTAAGAGAACTCCTTTTTGTTATCAGTGCAAAGGACAACATCGATTGACTGACTGCCCAGCGTTTCAGAAGCTGGCGGTTGGAGAAAGATTCACGTTTGTCCAAACCCACCGATTGTGTTTCAACTGTTTAGGCGCCAATCATTCGGTGAGATTCTGCAACCAATGGAAAGAGTGCGGTGTGAACGGTTGCAACCGGCGTCATCACCATCTCCTACATCATGACGACAAACCAGCTGCAGCTAAGGGAGCATCAGCCAGATGCTCCAAAGACGAACTTCAGGAAGAGGTTGCGATGGGGGTGATGAATGTACGAGTCCAAAATTCCCGAGGAGAGTATGTGTGGGCCAATCTGTTCATCGATGAAGGAAGTAACACATCCCTGGCAAGAAGCGACTTCATTCGGAGTTTAGGAATAGATGGAGAGGATCAGAAATTAGAGATGAAAGGAATCGGGGGAGTCAGCCGCTGTTACAACACATCCAAAGAAGTAATCCTGACCGTTAGGTTATTGACAGGAGGGGAGACCACCATTAAGGTTTCCACGATGCCGACGGTAACAGATCCCATTCCGTACGTCGATTGGAACAAACTGAAGACCCGTTGGAAACATCTCAAATCCCTACCGATCAAATCAGCAGGAGGGCAGGTGGACTTGTTGATTGGAGTTGATCATTACCACCTCATCGTCCCGACCGAGTCTAGGGTCGGAGAAGAGGGAGAACCGAGTGCAGTAAAAACACAATTCGGATGGTACGCTCGTGGAGTCATCGGAAGCAAGTTAAGAAGACCACCAACTAGCCACACTGTTAGAGCCGTGCGCAGCTATTCGTTACGAGTCAACGCCGCATTGGAGAAGGAGCTTCGAGGATTTTGTGAAACGGAGAATTTTGGCACTGAAACCCCAAGACTTGTGATGCCACCCGAAGACGAAAGGGCGGTGAAGATTGTCGAGGAGGGAACCAGGAAGCTAGAAATAGGATATGAGGTGCCAATACCATGGAAGGAAGGAGAACCTTCACTTCCAGATAACAAGAGGCTGGCGCTTTACCGCTTACATGATTTGTTTAAACGGTTTGATCGAGATCCGGACTTCAAGGCGGCGTACCAAATGGCTATCAAGAAATACATCGATGCGGGATACGTGAGCGAGGTGGAAGAGGAAGGTGACCCGAtcagcgcgcaatacttcCTAGCCCACCATGGTGTTTACAAGAAGTCGGCGTCGGAGAGGAAGCTGAGAATAGTGTTCGACTCAGCGGCCCAATTCCAAGGAAAGTGTTTGAATGATGCGATGCTGACTGGACCGACACTTCAGAATATGCTGCCATCTGTGCTGATAAAGTTTAGAGAAGCGGAAGTTGCATTTACTGCGGACATCGAGGCGATGTTTAGTAGAATTCGATTGAGACCACAAGATGCCCGTTACCACCGTTTCCTGTGGCGAGAGGATGGATCGTCCGAAATCAAGACTCTTCAAATGGATCGGCTGGCGTTCGGTGACAGATGCTCTCCATTTATTGCAATCAACACGATACGAAGGGCGGCCGCAGATTCCGGTGTCGGGGGAGAAGCGGCAGACGCGGTTCACAACAATCTGTACATGGACGATTACTTGGATTCAGCCAAGAATGTGGATTTAGCAGTTGAGCGGGCCACTGGCGTAAAAGAAAGGCGATGGGTGTGGATCCGTCGGAAAAAGAGGATGACCATCCACTATCAGTTCCGGACGACTCCACAAAGATTCTAGGCGCATGTTGGAGGCCTAATCGAGACGTCCTGACCTTCGTCCTATCGGAGTTAAGTGAGGTGGAGTTTACCCGAGCTGGATTGGCGAGGAAGGTGGCCGGACTGTACGATCCACTAGGACTAGCCGCACCGACAATAATTAAGGCCAAAATTCGTCTGCGGGAGCTTGGAACGCGCGGCCTGGATTGGTGCGATGAAGTTGACCCTGAGGATAAGGATTGGTGGAGGAGATGGATCACTTCATTGGCAGTATTGAATAAGTTAGAGGTCCCACGCTGTTTATTTCCGGATCGAGAAAAAATATGTCGATCAGAGCTGCACACCTTTGCGGATGCATCCCAGGAGGCGTTCGCGGCAGCGGTCTATATCCGGAACCAGTATGCGGATGGAGCCAACTTGAACTTAATCATGGCAAAGACAAAGCTAGCTCCTAAAAAAACTATCTCTATTCCAAAATTGGAGTTGCAGGCAGCTTTATTGGGAGCCCGGCTGGCTGATTTCGTCTCCAAGTCTCTTCGAGAACCCATAAGGAGCCGTAAATTCTGGACGGATTCTTCATGTGTGCGGAATTGGATCCGGTCAAACGCGGCGTACTACAAACCTTTTGTGGATCATCGGATCGGTGAGATTCAAACCTTGACTAGGCCGGAGGAGTGGAGATACGTACCCGGAAAATTGAACTGTAGCGATGTGGCCACTCGGTCCTCGCTCGAATCGGACCATCAAATTCCAAATTCGTGGGTCAAGGGTCCTGACTTCCTGTACCAAACCGAAGATTGTTGGCCACAGGATCTACCTTGGATGAAGGTGACGGAGGAAGGTCGGTCCACCCGCGAGAGTCGGTGTCACATCGCTATCAACACCGAAAATGCTTGGGAGTCAGTGAAGATTGATATCAGTGAAATTCCAGCGCTTATTCAACTGGAGGAGAGGTATATGCAATTACTGAAAGCTTGTCAAGAGGAGTCATTCGTGGAGGAGCTGAGGCGGTTGAAGAGACTACAGCCGTTGAAAAATGACTCCAAATTACTCTCGCTTTCGCCTTTCATGAGCCCAGATGGTCTTATTCGTTTAGGTGGTCGCGTTGGAAAGGCAGCATTACCCTATGACAACCGTCATCCAATCATACTGCCGTCACAACACCCCCTAACGGAACGAATAATCGAGGCCTTCCATCGCAACTTACATCACCTCGGCGTGGACTTTGTACTTGCCCACATTAGACAGCATTTTTGGATAGTCGATGGTCGGGAAGCCGTGAAACGAGTGAAAAGGAAATGTCTGGAGTGtctgaaagagagagacaaacCCGGAATTCAGCAGATGGCGGAGCTACCGGTGGAGAGGCTCGATATGTTCGCCCCTCCTTTCACGCATACCGCTGTGGATTACTTCGGACCGATGGAGACGAGTAATTACAGAAACCGCACCCTGAAGAGATATGGAGCGCTATTCACGTGCCTCACTACAAGAGCCGTGTTCCTCGACTTAGCAGACGACCTGACATCTGATCAATTCTTGTTGGTTCTACGGAGGTTCATCGGAATTTACAACCAGCCAAGATCTATGCATTCGGACAATGGCACCAATTTTGTTGGGGCGGAAAGGGAATTAAGGGAGCTTCTTACCAATATTCAACAACCGGGGGAGCTGAGTGATTTCATCAAGAAACGGCGAATACATTGGAGTTTCCAGCCACCGAGAGCTCCTCACTTCGGAGGCGCCCATGAAAGTCTCGTGAAGTCAGCAAAGAAGGCCCTCTACCGAGCTCTGGAGATTGAGAAGTCGCAATTTCGCCATCCAACGGATAGTGTACTCCGCACTGTCCTGTTTGAGGTAGCTGGCTTGCTAAATAGTCGCCCGCTCACGTACGTGAGTTCGGATCCAGTGGATGTTAGGCCGTTGACTCCAAACGATCTAATGAACCGATCACCTGTCATCTACTCACCGGCCGGCGAGTTCGCAGATGCCCTACCGCGGGAGAATTTCCATTACGTGCAAAAGTTAGTGAATCTCTTCTGGGATCTGTGGCGAAAATCATACCTTCCTTCCCTGATCGCACGAAAGaagtggagaaaaaaaatgaggaatttCCAGGAGGGGGACGTCGTTCTTCTAGTGGAACCAAACCTTCCCCGTGGAAAATGGAATATTGGACGAGTCGAAGAAACATTTCCCGGAGACGACGGTCTAGTTCGCGTCGTCAAGGTCTCCACGAAGGAGGGGACGTACGTGCGCGCCATAGAGAAAATTTGCCTTCTAGAGGCCGAAGAGTCCCATCTTCCTAAGTAGACAGAAGATGGACGGAGGAGGATGGTCTGGCGACCGTATTTTGTTCATAAATATATGTCACCTATATCGATTACTAAGATAGAGGGCCACACCACGCGCATCGCAATTAGGTTACTGTTTAACCTAATTTTGAGTTGACGTAGTAACTTAACTAAACTTGTAGTGCCTATTACGCGTGTGTGTTCTGCCCGATAGGTAATATTGTATTATAATTTACTCCCTTGAATCTATTCTTATCATTTGTGCCTATTACGCGTGTGTGTTCTGCCCGATAGACACACAAAGAATCACAGCAATACAAGGATTGCAAAGAAACCTTTCTCAGAAATCAGCGTGAGAacacatgtattcaatgtgaatatagtgttatagaatcagtttcatcatctacattcaaacagtatcaaatatacgtgtattcaatgtgaatatagtgttatagaatcagtttcatgatctacattcaaacagtatcaaatatacatgtattcaatgtgaatatagtgtgatacagtgagtttcaatatctacattcaaacagcatcaaatataggtgtattcaatgtgaatatagtgttatagaatcagtttcatgatctacattcaaacagtatcaaatatacgtgtattcaatgtgaatatagtgtgatacagtgagtttcaatttctacattcaaacagcatcaaatatacgtgtattcaatatgaatatagtgtgatacagtgagtttcaatatctacattcaaacagcatcaaatatacgtgtattcaatgtgaatatagtgttatagaatcagtttcatgatctacattcaaacagcatcaaatatacgtgtattcaatgtgaatatagtgttatataatcagtttc from Daphnia carinata strain CSIRO-1 chromosome 6, CSIRO_AGI_Dcar_HiC_V3, whole genome shotgun sequence harbors:
- the LOC130697740 gene encoding uncharacterized protein LOC130697740: MELENLDVDEWKLRHPGSPVEDGAGGRTKVEDWFRTLSPSQPAESQAPDGWIEDYLADRVEVSTQRSTKFKSADLEFYGGDPIDWFCWIDLFKVLVHETPKSPGEKLAILKGHLTGECQMTVKTLGGGEPAYKEALKRLKQSFGRRDVLRVAHLQALERLERGNNATAFQRFADRVRAHLFDLSRIGETAQPDIIEKICRKLAQPDRLAWNDKKPYGASETRSLEEFADWLCQRAAAYQNAYEIVAESSAESGKKNRTQGRSHQTSIQIQKEGKPGGDSPIKRTPFCYQCKGQHRLTDCPAFQKLAVGERFTFVQTHRLCFNCLGANHSVRFCNQWKECGVNGCNRRHHHLLHHDDKPAAAKGASARCSKDELQEEVAMGVMNVRVQNSRGEYVWANLFIDEGSNTSLARSDFIRSLGIDGEDQKLEMKGIGGVSRCYNTSKEVILTVRLLTGGETTIKVSTMPTVTDPIPYVDWNKLKTRWKHLKSLPIKSAGGQVDLLIGVDHYHLIVPTESRVGEEGEPSAVKTQFGWYARGVIGSKLRRPPTSHTVRAVRSYSLRVNAALEKELRGFCETENFGTETPRLVMPPEDERAVKIVEEGTRKLEIGYEVPIPWKEGEPSLPDNKRLALYRLHDLFKRFDRDPDFKAAYQMAIKKYIDAGYVSEVEEEGDPISAQYFLAHHGVYKKSASERKLRIVFDSAAQFQGKCLNDAMLTGPTLQNMLPSVLIKFREAEVAFTADIEAMFSRIRLRPQDARYHRFLWREDGSSEIKTLQMDRLAFGDRCSPFIAINTIRRAAADSGVGGEAADAVHNNLYMDDYLDSAKNVDLAVERATGVKERRWVWIRRKKRMTIHYQFRTTPQRF
- the LOC132088084 gene encoding uncharacterized protein LOC132088084, whose translation is MAKTKLAPKKTISIPKLELQAALLGARLADFVSKSLREPIRSRKFWTDSSCVRNWIRSNAAYYKPFVDHRIGEIQTLTRPEEWRYVPGKLNCSDVATRSSLESDHQIPNSWVKGPDFLYQTEDCWPQDLPWMKVTEEGRSTRESRCHIAINTENAWESVKIDISEIPALIQLEERYMQLLKACQEESFVEELRRLKRLQPLKNDSKLLSLSPFMSPDGLIRLGGRVGKAALPYDNRHPIILPSQHPLTERIIEAFHRNLHHLGVDFVLAHIRQHFWIVDGREAVKRVKRKCLECLKERDKPGIQQMAELPVERLDMFAPPFTHTAVDYFGPMETSNYRNRTLKRYGALFTCLTTRAVFLDLADDLTSDQFLLVLRRFIGIYNQPRSMHSDNGTNFVGAERELRELLTNIQQPGELSDFIKKRRIHWSFQPPRAPHFGGAHESLVKSAKKALYRALEIEKSQFRHPTDSVLRTVLFEVAGLLNSRPLTYVSSDPVDVRPLTPNDLMNRSPVIYSPAGEFADALPRENFHYVQKLVNLFWDLWRKSYLPSLIARKKWRKKMRNFQEGDVVLLVEPNLPRGKWNIGRVEETFPGDDGLVRVVKVSTKEGTYVRAIEKICLLEAEESHLPK